Sequence from the Nitrosopumilus maritimus SCM1 genome:
AATAACCAGGTCTAGGATCAGAATTTACTTCAATTTTCTTTGCTGCACCACCAAACATAGTAGTTACATCAACATCTTTGAAAGCGCTTGTAACTCCTGTAAAGGTACCTTCTTTTTCTCCACGCTCAATAATTTTTAGCATGAATTCATTTCTAATTCCTACAACTGGAGGTTCAACTCCCCAACCTGCTTCAATTTCGTATTGTTCGACATTAACAGTAGTATGAGCAAATGAAGGAGCTATCATCCCAATAGAGAACAACAAACCAATAATACCAAAAATTATGATTTTCATTGCTATCATTTTATAATTACAGGTTATTATCTTTACGTGAATTGGTACAAAGATCGAATTCATGAAAACTGTTTAAATTATGAATGATTAATTGAAGAATGAATGCAAAAGTTTCTGATTGTTTTATTGATGATGTCGTTTATTTCAATTCCATTAGCATCAGCTCATCCTTTTACTGAGGAAACTATTCCAAGTTTAACATCTAGTGCTCCAGCTGGAACAACAGAAGTTATCGTATATTTTTCAGAACCAATTGATATTAACTTTAGTGAACTCAGAGTATTTGATACAAATGGAAATCAAATAGACAACAAAGATACGGCTTACTATGAAGGAGAATTATCTCTGATCATTACAACATCACCATTGGAAGATGGAGTTTATACTGTATCAACCAAAGTTCTCTCCAAAGTAGATGGACATCTTGTTCCAGATGCATTCTTGTTTGCAGTTGGTGATGTTGTAATTGATCCCTCATTACTTGATGTAGAACGACCATCTGAAATCATATTTTTACCCGAAGCTGGTGCTAGATTCCCAGGACTGATTGGTCAAACAATTGTCTTAGGTGCAGTAATTGCATCACTCATAATTTGGGGAACACAGAATAAACAACTAATCAGAGAAGAATTAGATAAGATTGGAAACTTCCATCAGGGAAAGTTTATGTCAATTACAGGAATTGGGCTTGTTTTAATTTTCATTTCTAATATTTTGATGATTGCAGTTCAGAGTATAAGACTTGGGGTTTCTCCGCTTGATGCAATTCAAACGGATTTTGGAATAACATGGATATTGAGAATGAGCATTACAATAATTATACTAGGTATTTGGTTTAGACTTGATAGAAGCAAGTCACTATCAAAAAAGAATCAAATTCTATTGTTGGGAGCAATGCTTGCATTAATTTCAACTTCAAGTTTGATTGGTCACGGTGCAGCTAGTGAAAACATACCAGCATTAATACTTGATTACATTCACAATTTAGTTTCAGGAGTTTGGATAGGCGGAATTATTTACTTCGTATTTATTTTACTTCCAACATTCTCTCAACTAAAAGAGACACAACGAGAAAAGATGAGTCTGTTAATGATTCCTCGATTCTCAATTACATTTATCATTGCTGTAGGAGTGATCATAATCACAGGTCCAACATTGATGTGGTTTCTAGAAAGTGATATTAGATTAATTACAGAATCGATTTATGGTCAATTAATTATTCTAAAGATTTCAATTGCAGCAGTAATAATTGCATTTGGGGGATTTTTTCAATTCAAATTACAAAAGAAGGCAGAAAAGAATCTGGAATCAGGAAAAATTTCTGTTCATAAAAAATTAAAAAAATCGCTCAAAGTTGACGTAGTACTAGGAATAGTACTTCTAGGAGTTGTTGCATTAATTACAAATGCAACACTACCAGCAGGAGAAATCCAAAAAATTGATGCACAAGAGATAATTTACGGATTTGAAACTCTGGAATTTACTGAAAATGCAAAATTTGACATTGACATTTCGCCATTTTCAAGTGGCTCAAACACAATTCTAGTTAAAGTTAGTGACTTTGAGGGAAATCCACTCTACGATTCAAATCAGCTTAAAGTCAAGGTATCAAACCCATCAAAGAATATCTCACCAATAGAAGTACCAATGGAGATAATCAAACAGGATAAAAATAGACCAATAGAATTCAAAGGTGAAATGACATTTGGGTTTTCAGGAGAATGGTTAATGGAAGTTGAGGCACAAAGAACTGAAAATGCAAATGAATCAAAGCTTTTGAATTTACTAGTAAAACCAAGACTGACTGACATTCAGACACAAGTTATCGAATACGAACTCCCAAAAGATTCAAAACCACTTTTCCCATTGTATGATGGACGAGATACACTTTGGGTAAGTGATGCATCAGCTCCACGTTTGTGGGAATTTTCACTTGAAACTCAAGAGTTTACATCATATTCATTTGATGGATTGACTACAACATTTCTAACACAAGACAAAGACGGTAAAATTTGGTTTACAGATACTCCCAGAAATCAAATTGGATTCATAGACCCTCAAACAAAAGAGATTATAACAAAAACAATTCCAAAACTTGATCCTGTTATTTCAGACAATACTCCACTTTTCATAAAAGCAGACTTTGATGGAAATATTTGGATTACAATTGTTAACAAAGACAGAATTGTAAAATATATACCAGAAAATGATGAGTTTGAAGAGATTGTTCTTCCAGGAAAAGAGAACTTGCCATTTGCATTAGATATTGATGTAGATGGAAAGATGTGGTATACAACAACTGGTGCAGGAAATATTGGATATATTGATCCTAAAGACAATCAAATTACTCAATTTTCAAATGATCCACCATTACAAGGACCTGAGGCTTTGCTCTTTGATGAAGATGGAAACATCTGGATTGCAGAGCATACAGGCTTGGCAATTACCAAGTTTAACCCAGTTTTAGAGACATTTGAGAGAATTACCGTGCCTAATGATGAAGCATTACCGTTTGGTATGACATTTGATAGATATGGAAATGTTTGGTTTGCTCAACATACAATAGATAGTATTGGAGCATATGATCCGGATAACAATAATTTGATTGAAGTACCAGTTCCTTCAGAAACATCCTTTGTACAATTCATGACATCAGATGGAGACAGTAATGTTTGGTTTGTTGAACAACAAACAAGTAAGATTGGTACAATAAAGATGACAGAAATTCCAGTTACTGCATCACAAATTCAATCATCAGGAGAATTTGAATTAAAATACACAGAACTTGCATCGCCACTAATTGCATTAGGAATTATTGCAACATCTTTGTTTTATGTGAAGAGTATTCAAGATAAAAGAAGACTAAATGAATTAATTAATTCTTAGAAAGTAGTCCAACAGATTTTATTCCCATGGTACTAGCTAGTAATCCAATTGAGATCAAAACAATCGTTCCTGCAGGAGTAATATCAAAGATGTAAGAAACTAAAATTCCTGTAACAACTGAGAAAATTGAAAAACTCATAGAAATAATTGCAGTTTGTTTGAAACCCTTACCATACATTATTGCGGATACATTAGGAATTACAAATAGGGCAGAAATTAATAAAACACCAACAAGTTGAATTGAAGTAACAACAGTAATTCCTGCCATAAACACTATAAGGTAATTTATTTTTTCTACAGGAATTCCGCTAA
This genomic interval carries:
- a CDS encoding virginiamycin B lyase family protein produces the protein MQKFLIVLLMMSFISIPLASAHPFTEETIPSLTSSAPAGTTEVIVYFSEPIDINFSELRVFDTNGNQIDNKDTAYYEGELSLIITTSPLEDGVYTVSTKVLSKVDGHLVPDAFLFAVGDVVIDPSLLDVERPSEIIFLPEAGARFPGLIGQTIVLGAVIASLIIWGTQNKQLIREELDKIGNFHQGKFMSITGIGLVLIFISNILMIAVQSIRLGVSPLDAIQTDFGITWILRMSITIIILGIWFRLDRSKSLSKKNQILLLGAMLALISTSSLIGHGAASENIPALILDYIHNLVSGVWIGGIIYFVFILLPTFSQLKETQREKMSLLMIPRFSITFIIAVGVIIITGPTLMWFLESDIRLITESIYGQLIILKISIAAVIIAFGGFFQFKLQKKAEKNLESGKISVHKKLKKSLKVDVVLGIVLLGVVALITNATLPAGEIQKIDAQEIIYGFETLEFTENAKFDIDISPFSSGSNTILVKVSDFEGNPLYDSNQLKVKVSNPSKNISPIEVPMEIIKQDKNRPIEFKGEMTFGFSGEWLMEVEAQRTENANESKLLNLLVKPRLTDIQTQVIEYELPKDSKPLFPLYDGRDTLWVSDASAPRLWEFSLETQEFTSYSFDGLTTTFLTQDKDGKIWFTDTPRNQIGFIDPQTKEIITKTIPKLDPVISDNTPLFIKADFDGNIWITIVNKDRIVKYIPENDEFEEIVLPGKENLPFALDIDVDGKMWYTTTGAGNIGYIDPKDNQITQFSNDPPLQGPEALLFDEDGNIWIAEHTGLAITKFNPVLETFERITVPNDEALPFGMTFDRYGNVWFAQHTIDSIGAYDPDNNNLIEVPVPSETSFVQFMTSDGDSNVWFVEQQTSKIGTIKMTEIPVTASQIQSSGEFELKYTELASPLIALGIIATSLFYVKSIQDKRRLNELINS